A window from Mixophyes fleayi isolate aMixFle1 chromosome 12, aMixFle1.hap1, whole genome shotgun sequence encodes these proteins:
- the RBM25 gene encoding RNA-binding protein 25 isoform X4 encodes MCDQILFLASDQPHMGHQVATVNMSYPPHLNRPPMGIPTLPPGIPPPQFPGFPPPPGTPMIPVPMSLMAPGPTVLLPTVPMVGKHLGPRKDLMGLKNKENDENSGPTTTVFVGNIAEKASDMLIRQLLAKCGLVLSWKRVQGASGKLQAFGFCEYKEPESTLRALRLLHDLEIGEKKLLVKVDAKTKAQLDEWKANRRTSNGTTRPESTADDEDDLDEETKRRDTIIRSAIDVLIKEYSGELNAPALDSDAHHKKKRKDKKEELSQEDINAIEMEEDKRDLISREISKFRDTHKKLEEEKGKKEKERQEIEKERRERERERERERRERERERDKEREKEKEREQRDRDRNKDRDRDRDRERDRDKEREQRARDHSKDRSRSREKSRDRERERERERERERERERDRERDRDKDKKRDREEDEEEAYERRKLERKLREKEAAYQERLKNWEIRERKKARDYEKEAEREDEKRRDMSKEAKRLKEFLEDYDDDRDDPKYYRGSALQKRLRDREKEMEADERDRKREKEELEEIRQRLLAEGHPDPDAELQRMEQEAERRRQPPQLKPQPESEEEEEVKPMKEEKIEIPIEEEEEPEPKPCLKPTMRPISSAPSVSSGSGHATPNSPGDESPCGIIIPHENSPEQQPQEEFRPKIGLSLKLGASSSPSQTSVAKRKKLPVDSVFNKFEDEDSDEVPRKRKLVPLDYGDDDKASAKNNVNTEEKRKHIKSLIEKIPTAKPELFAYPLDWSIVDTTLMERRIRPWINKKIIEYIGEEEATLVDFVCSKVMAHSSPQSILDDVAMVLDEEAEVFIVKMWRLLIYETEAKKIGLVK; translated from the exons ATGTGTGACCAGATTCTTTTTTTGGCGAGTGACCAACCTCACATGGGTCATCAG GTTGCTACTGTAAATATGTCCTACCCACCACATCTAAACCGACCCCCCATGGGGATTCCAACTCTCCCTCCTGGCATTCCTCCTCCACAGTTTCCAGGCTTCCCACCGCCTCCTG GGACTCCAATGATTCCTGTACCAATGAGTTTAATGGCTCCCGGACCAACT GTTTTATTACCAACAGTACCTATGGTTGGAAAACATCTGGGACCTCGAAAAGACTTAATGggtcttaaaaataaagaaaatgatgAGAACAGTGGTCCAACTACTACTGTTTTTGTTGGAAATATTGCTGAAAAAGCCTCAGACATGCTCATCAGGCAGCTGTTAGCG AAATGTGGTTTGGTCTTAAGCTGGAAACGAGTGCAAGGGGCATCTGGGAAGCTTCAAG CTTTCGGGTTTTGTGAATATAAAGAACCGGAATCTACTTTGCGAGCACTACGGTTACTCCATGATCTAGAGATTGGGGAGAAGAAGCTGCTAGTTAAAGTTGATGCGAAAACTAAAGCCCAGCTGGATGAGTGGAAGGCAAACAGAAGGACCTCCAATGGG ACTACCCGACCTGAATCAACagctgatgatgaagatgatcttGATGAGGAGACAAAGAGAAGGGATACAATCATTAGAAGTGCTATTGATGTCCTAATAAAAGAGTATTCTGGTGAGCTGAATGCTCCGGCTCTGGATTCTGATGCTCaccataaaaagaaaagaaaagataagAAGGAAGAACTGTCT CAGGAGGATATAAATGCAATAGAAATGGAGGAAGATAAGAGAGACCTGATATCACGCGAGATCAGTAAATTCAGAGATACGCACAAG AAACTGGAAGAAGAGAAGGGCAAAAAAGAAAAGGAGAGGCAAGAAATCGAGAAAGAaaggagggaaagagagagggaaCGGGAGCGAGAGAGGAGAGAGCGGGAGCGGGAACGAGACAAAGAGCGtgagaaggagaaagagagagaacagCGTGACCGTGACAGAAACAAGGACCGAGACAGGGACCGTGATAGAGAGCGAGATCGTGATAAGGAAAGAGAACAACGCGCAAGAGACCACAGTAAAGACCGTAGTCGATCAAG GGAAAAAAgcagagaccgagagagagagcgggagcgCGAGCGAGAACGTGAGAGAGAGCGTGAacgagacagagaaagagacagagataaaGATAAAAAGAGAGATCGAGAGGAAGATGAAGAGGAAGCTTATGAGCGGAGAAAGCTAGAAAGGAAGCTGCGTGAAAAGGAAGCTGCATATCAAGAG cGTCTTAAAAACTGGGAgatcagagagaggaaaaaagcCAGGGATTATGAAAAGGAAGCCGAGCGAGAGGATGAAAAACGCAGGGATATG TCAAAAGAAGCTAAAAGATTGAAAGAATTTTTGGAAGATTATGATGATGACAGAGATGACCCAAAGTATTACAG AGGTAGTGCACTCCAGAAAAGATTAAGGGACCGTGAAAAAGAGATGGAAGCAGATGAACGGGACCGGAAACGAGAGAAAGAAGAGTTGGAGGAAATCAGACAGCGGTTGTTGGCAGAAGGTCATCCAGACCCAGATGCTGAGCTTCAGAGG atggAACAAGAGGCAGAAAGGCGTCGACAACCACCACAACTTAAACCACAACCAGAatctgaggaagaggaggaggtgaaACCCATGAAAGAAGAGAAAATTGAAATACCaattgaggaggaggaagagcctGAACCAAAGCCCTGTCTTAAGCCGACCATGCGGCCTATTAGCTCTGCCCCATCTGTTTCATCTGGTAGTGGTCACGCAACCCCCAATTCTCCTGGTGATGAGTCTCCCTGTGGGATTATCATTCCACATGAGAATTCACCAGAGCAACAACCACAGGAGGAGTTCAGGCCAAAAATAGGTCTTAGCCTCAAATTAG GAGCCTCCAGTAGTCCAAGCCAAACAAGTGTTGCAAAGAGGAAGAAGTTGCCAGTAGAtagtgtttttaataaatttgaggaCGAAGATAGTGACGAGGTGCCTCGGAAAAGGAAACTGGTGCCACTGGATTATGGCGATGATGACAAAGCCTCAGCCAAAAATAATGTGAACACAGAAGAGAAACGCAAACATATCAAGAGTCTTATTGAGAAAATACCCACAGCTAAACCAGAGCTTTTTGCTTATCCTTTAGACTGGTCCATTGTAGATACT ACATTAATGGAACGAAGAATTAGACCATGGATCAACAAGAAGATTATAGAGTATATTGGAGAAGAAGAAGCCACACTAGTTGATTTTGTGTGTTCAaag GTAATGGCTCATAGTTCACCTCAAAGCATACTGGATGATGTTGCTATG GTGCTTGATGAAGAAGCAGAAGTATTCATAGTAAAAATGTGGCGGTTGCTAATATATGAAACAGAAGCAAAGAAAATCGGTCTTGTGAAATAA
- the RBM25 gene encoding RNA-binding protein 25 isoform X1: MCDQILFLASDQPHMGHQVATVNMSYPPHLNRPPMGIPTLPPGIPPPQFPGFPPPPGTPMIPVPMSLMAPGPTFVFPKQVLLPTVPMVGKHLGPRKDLMGLKNKENDENSGPTTTVFVGNIAEKASDMLIRQLLAKCGLVLSWKRVQGASGKLQGKCAFGFCEYKEPESTLRALRLLHDLEIGEKKLLVKVDAKTKAQLDEWKANRRTSNGTTRPESTADDEDDLDEETKRRDTIIRSAIDVLIKEYSGELNAPALDSDAHHKKKRKDKKEELSQEDINAIEMEEDKRDLISREISKFRDTHKKLEEEKGKKEKERQEIEKERRERERERERERRERERERDKEREKEKEREQRDRDRNKDRDRDRDRERDRDKEREQRARDHSKDRSRSREKSRDRERERERERERERERERDRERDRDKDKKRDREEDEEEAYERRKLERKLREKEAAYQERLKNWEIRERKKARDYEKEAEREDEKRRDMSKEAKRLKEFLEDYDDDRDDPKYYRGSALQKRLRDREKEMEADERDRKREKEELEEIRQRLLAEGHPDPDAELQRMEQEAERRRQPPQLKPQPESEEEEEVKPMKEEKIEIPIEEEEEPEPKPCLKPTMRPISSAPSVSSGSGHATPNSPGDESPCGIIIPHENSPEQQPQEEFRPKIGLSLKLGASSSPSQTSVAKRKKLPVDSVFNKFEDEDSDEVPRKRKLVPLDYGDDDKASAKNNVNTEEKRKHIKSLIEKIPTAKPELFAYPLDWSIVDTTLMERRIRPWINKKIIEYIGEEEATLVDFVCSKVMAHSSPQSILDDVAMVLDEEAEVFIVKMWRLLIYETEAKKIGLVK; encoded by the exons ATGTGTGACCAGATTCTTTTTTTGGCGAGTGACCAACCTCACATGGGTCATCAG GTTGCTACTGTAAATATGTCCTACCCACCACATCTAAACCGACCCCCCATGGGGATTCCAACTCTCCCTCCTGGCATTCCTCCTCCACAGTTTCCAGGCTTCCCACCGCCTCCTG GGACTCCAATGATTCCTGTACCAATGAGTTTAATGGCTCCCGGACCAACT TTTGTCTTCCCTAAACAGGTTTTATTACCAACAGTACCTATGGTTGGAAAACATCTGGGACCTCGAAAAGACTTAATGggtcttaaaaataaagaaaatgatgAGAACAGTGGTCCAACTACTACTGTTTTTGTTGGAAATATTGCTGAAAAAGCCTCAGACATGCTCATCAGGCAGCTGTTAGCG AAATGTGGTTTGGTCTTAAGCTGGAAACGAGTGCAAGGGGCATCTGGGAAGCTTCAAGGTAAGTGTG CTTTCGGGTTTTGTGAATATAAAGAACCGGAATCTACTTTGCGAGCACTACGGTTACTCCATGATCTAGAGATTGGGGAGAAGAAGCTGCTAGTTAAAGTTGATGCGAAAACTAAAGCCCAGCTGGATGAGTGGAAGGCAAACAGAAGGACCTCCAATGGG ACTACCCGACCTGAATCAACagctgatgatgaagatgatcttGATGAGGAGACAAAGAGAAGGGATACAATCATTAGAAGTGCTATTGATGTCCTAATAAAAGAGTATTCTGGTGAGCTGAATGCTCCGGCTCTGGATTCTGATGCTCaccataaaaagaaaagaaaagataagAAGGAAGAACTGTCT CAGGAGGATATAAATGCAATAGAAATGGAGGAAGATAAGAGAGACCTGATATCACGCGAGATCAGTAAATTCAGAGATACGCACAAG AAACTGGAAGAAGAGAAGGGCAAAAAAGAAAAGGAGAGGCAAGAAATCGAGAAAGAaaggagggaaagagagagggaaCGGGAGCGAGAGAGGAGAGAGCGGGAGCGGGAACGAGACAAAGAGCGtgagaaggagaaagagagagaacagCGTGACCGTGACAGAAACAAGGACCGAGACAGGGACCGTGATAGAGAGCGAGATCGTGATAAGGAAAGAGAACAACGCGCAAGAGACCACAGTAAAGACCGTAGTCGATCAAG GGAAAAAAgcagagaccgagagagagagcgggagcgCGAGCGAGAACGTGAGAGAGAGCGTGAacgagacagagaaagagacagagataaaGATAAAAAGAGAGATCGAGAGGAAGATGAAGAGGAAGCTTATGAGCGGAGAAAGCTAGAAAGGAAGCTGCGTGAAAAGGAAGCTGCATATCAAGAG cGTCTTAAAAACTGGGAgatcagagagaggaaaaaagcCAGGGATTATGAAAAGGAAGCCGAGCGAGAGGATGAAAAACGCAGGGATATG TCAAAAGAAGCTAAAAGATTGAAAGAATTTTTGGAAGATTATGATGATGACAGAGATGACCCAAAGTATTACAG AGGTAGTGCACTCCAGAAAAGATTAAGGGACCGTGAAAAAGAGATGGAAGCAGATGAACGGGACCGGAAACGAGAGAAAGAAGAGTTGGAGGAAATCAGACAGCGGTTGTTGGCAGAAGGTCATCCAGACCCAGATGCTGAGCTTCAGAGG atggAACAAGAGGCAGAAAGGCGTCGACAACCACCACAACTTAAACCACAACCAGAatctgaggaagaggaggaggtgaaACCCATGAAAGAAGAGAAAATTGAAATACCaattgaggaggaggaagagcctGAACCAAAGCCCTGTCTTAAGCCGACCATGCGGCCTATTAGCTCTGCCCCATCTGTTTCATCTGGTAGTGGTCACGCAACCCCCAATTCTCCTGGTGATGAGTCTCCCTGTGGGATTATCATTCCACATGAGAATTCACCAGAGCAACAACCACAGGAGGAGTTCAGGCCAAAAATAGGTCTTAGCCTCAAATTAG GAGCCTCCAGTAGTCCAAGCCAAACAAGTGTTGCAAAGAGGAAGAAGTTGCCAGTAGAtagtgtttttaataaatttgaggaCGAAGATAGTGACGAGGTGCCTCGGAAAAGGAAACTGGTGCCACTGGATTATGGCGATGATGACAAAGCCTCAGCCAAAAATAATGTGAACACAGAAGAGAAACGCAAACATATCAAGAGTCTTATTGAGAAAATACCCACAGCTAAACCAGAGCTTTTTGCTTATCCTTTAGACTGGTCCATTGTAGATACT ACATTAATGGAACGAAGAATTAGACCATGGATCAACAAGAAGATTATAGAGTATATTGGAGAAGAAGAAGCCACACTAGTTGATTTTGTGTGTTCAaag GTAATGGCTCATAGTTCACCTCAAAGCATACTGGATGATGTTGCTATG GTGCTTGATGAAGAAGCAGAAGTATTCATAGTAAAAATGTGGCGGTTGCTAATATATGAAACAGAAGCAAAGAAAATCGGTCTTGTGAAATAA
- the RBM25 gene encoding RNA-binding protein 25 isoform X3: MCDQILFLASDQPHMGHQVATVNMSYPPHLNRPPMGIPTLPPGIPPPQFPGFPPPPGTPMIPVPMSLMAPGPTVLLPTVPMVGKHLGPRKDLMGLKNKENDENSGPTTTVFVGNIAEKASDMLIRQLLAKCGLVLSWKRVQGASGKLQGKCAFGFCEYKEPESTLRALRLLHDLEIGEKKLLVKVDAKTKAQLDEWKANRRTSNGTTRPESTADDEDDLDEETKRRDTIIRSAIDVLIKEYSGELNAPALDSDAHHKKKRKDKKEELSQEDINAIEMEEDKRDLISREISKFRDTHKKLEEEKGKKEKERQEIEKERRERERERERERRERERERDKEREKEKEREQRDRDRNKDRDRDRDRERDRDKEREQRARDHSKDRSRSREKSRDRERERERERERERERERDRERDRDKDKKRDREEDEEEAYERRKLERKLREKEAAYQERLKNWEIRERKKARDYEKEAEREDEKRRDMSKEAKRLKEFLEDYDDDRDDPKYYRGSALQKRLRDREKEMEADERDRKREKEELEEIRQRLLAEGHPDPDAELQRMEQEAERRRQPPQLKPQPESEEEEEVKPMKEEKIEIPIEEEEEPEPKPCLKPTMRPISSAPSVSSGSGHATPNSPGDESPCGIIIPHENSPEQQPQEEFRPKIGLSLKLGASSSPSQTSVAKRKKLPVDSVFNKFEDEDSDEVPRKRKLVPLDYGDDDKASAKNNVNTEEKRKHIKSLIEKIPTAKPELFAYPLDWSIVDTTLMERRIRPWINKKIIEYIGEEEATLVDFVCSKVMAHSSPQSILDDVAMVLDEEAEVFIVKMWRLLIYETEAKKIGLVK; this comes from the exons ATGTGTGACCAGATTCTTTTTTTGGCGAGTGACCAACCTCACATGGGTCATCAG GTTGCTACTGTAAATATGTCCTACCCACCACATCTAAACCGACCCCCCATGGGGATTCCAACTCTCCCTCCTGGCATTCCTCCTCCACAGTTTCCAGGCTTCCCACCGCCTCCTG GGACTCCAATGATTCCTGTACCAATGAGTTTAATGGCTCCCGGACCAACT GTTTTATTACCAACAGTACCTATGGTTGGAAAACATCTGGGACCTCGAAAAGACTTAATGggtcttaaaaataaagaaaatgatgAGAACAGTGGTCCAACTACTACTGTTTTTGTTGGAAATATTGCTGAAAAAGCCTCAGACATGCTCATCAGGCAGCTGTTAGCG AAATGTGGTTTGGTCTTAAGCTGGAAACGAGTGCAAGGGGCATCTGGGAAGCTTCAAGGTAAGTGTG CTTTCGGGTTTTGTGAATATAAAGAACCGGAATCTACTTTGCGAGCACTACGGTTACTCCATGATCTAGAGATTGGGGAGAAGAAGCTGCTAGTTAAAGTTGATGCGAAAACTAAAGCCCAGCTGGATGAGTGGAAGGCAAACAGAAGGACCTCCAATGGG ACTACCCGACCTGAATCAACagctgatgatgaagatgatcttGATGAGGAGACAAAGAGAAGGGATACAATCATTAGAAGTGCTATTGATGTCCTAATAAAAGAGTATTCTGGTGAGCTGAATGCTCCGGCTCTGGATTCTGATGCTCaccataaaaagaaaagaaaagataagAAGGAAGAACTGTCT CAGGAGGATATAAATGCAATAGAAATGGAGGAAGATAAGAGAGACCTGATATCACGCGAGATCAGTAAATTCAGAGATACGCACAAG AAACTGGAAGAAGAGAAGGGCAAAAAAGAAAAGGAGAGGCAAGAAATCGAGAAAGAaaggagggaaagagagagggaaCGGGAGCGAGAGAGGAGAGAGCGGGAGCGGGAACGAGACAAAGAGCGtgagaaggagaaagagagagaacagCGTGACCGTGACAGAAACAAGGACCGAGACAGGGACCGTGATAGAGAGCGAGATCGTGATAAGGAAAGAGAACAACGCGCAAGAGACCACAGTAAAGACCGTAGTCGATCAAG GGAAAAAAgcagagaccgagagagagagcgggagcgCGAGCGAGAACGTGAGAGAGAGCGTGAacgagacagagaaagagacagagataaaGATAAAAAGAGAGATCGAGAGGAAGATGAAGAGGAAGCTTATGAGCGGAGAAAGCTAGAAAGGAAGCTGCGTGAAAAGGAAGCTGCATATCAAGAG cGTCTTAAAAACTGGGAgatcagagagaggaaaaaagcCAGGGATTATGAAAAGGAAGCCGAGCGAGAGGATGAAAAACGCAGGGATATG TCAAAAGAAGCTAAAAGATTGAAAGAATTTTTGGAAGATTATGATGATGACAGAGATGACCCAAAGTATTACAG AGGTAGTGCACTCCAGAAAAGATTAAGGGACCGTGAAAAAGAGATGGAAGCAGATGAACGGGACCGGAAACGAGAGAAAGAAGAGTTGGAGGAAATCAGACAGCGGTTGTTGGCAGAAGGTCATCCAGACCCAGATGCTGAGCTTCAGAGG atggAACAAGAGGCAGAAAGGCGTCGACAACCACCACAACTTAAACCACAACCAGAatctgaggaagaggaggaggtgaaACCCATGAAAGAAGAGAAAATTGAAATACCaattgaggaggaggaagagcctGAACCAAAGCCCTGTCTTAAGCCGACCATGCGGCCTATTAGCTCTGCCCCATCTGTTTCATCTGGTAGTGGTCACGCAACCCCCAATTCTCCTGGTGATGAGTCTCCCTGTGGGATTATCATTCCACATGAGAATTCACCAGAGCAACAACCACAGGAGGAGTTCAGGCCAAAAATAGGTCTTAGCCTCAAATTAG GAGCCTCCAGTAGTCCAAGCCAAACAAGTGTTGCAAAGAGGAAGAAGTTGCCAGTAGAtagtgtttttaataaatttgaggaCGAAGATAGTGACGAGGTGCCTCGGAAAAGGAAACTGGTGCCACTGGATTATGGCGATGATGACAAAGCCTCAGCCAAAAATAATGTGAACACAGAAGAGAAACGCAAACATATCAAGAGTCTTATTGAGAAAATACCCACAGCTAAACCAGAGCTTTTTGCTTATCCTTTAGACTGGTCCATTGTAGATACT ACATTAATGGAACGAAGAATTAGACCATGGATCAACAAGAAGATTATAGAGTATATTGGAGAAGAAGAAGCCACACTAGTTGATTTTGTGTGTTCAaag GTAATGGCTCATAGTTCACCTCAAAGCATACTGGATGATGTTGCTATG GTGCTTGATGAAGAAGCAGAAGTATTCATAGTAAAAATGTGGCGGTTGCTAATATATGAAACAGAAGCAAAGAAAATCGGTCTTGTGAAATAA
- the RBM25 gene encoding RNA-binding protein 25 isoform X2: MCDQILFLASDQPHMGHQVATVNMSYPPHLNRPPMGIPTLPPGIPPPQFPGFPPPPGTPMIPVPMSLMAPGPTFVFPKQVLLPTVPMVGKHLGPRKDLMGLKNKENDENSGPTTTVFVGNIAEKASDMLIRQLLAKCGLVLSWKRVQGASGKLQAFGFCEYKEPESTLRALRLLHDLEIGEKKLLVKVDAKTKAQLDEWKANRRTSNGTTRPESTADDEDDLDEETKRRDTIIRSAIDVLIKEYSGELNAPALDSDAHHKKKRKDKKEELSQEDINAIEMEEDKRDLISREISKFRDTHKKLEEEKGKKEKERQEIEKERRERERERERERRERERERDKEREKEKEREQRDRDRNKDRDRDRDRERDRDKEREQRARDHSKDRSRSREKSRDRERERERERERERERERDRERDRDKDKKRDREEDEEEAYERRKLERKLREKEAAYQERLKNWEIRERKKARDYEKEAEREDEKRRDMSKEAKRLKEFLEDYDDDRDDPKYYRGSALQKRLRDREKEMEADERDRKREKEELEEIRQRLLAEGHPDPDAELQRMEQEAERRRQPPQLKPQPESEEEEEVKPMKEEKIEIPIEEEEEPEPKPCLKPTMRPISSAPSVSSGSGHATPNSPGDESPCGIIIPHENSPEQQPQEEFRPKIGLSLKLGASSSPSQTSVAKRKKLPVDSVFNKFEDEDSDEVPRKRKLVPLDYGDDDKASAKNNVNTEEKRKHIKSLIEKIPTAKPELFAYPLDWSIVDTTLMERRIRPWINKKIIEYIGEEEATLVDFVCSKVMAHSSPQSILDDVAMVLDEEAEVFIVKMWRLLIYETEAKKIGLVK; this comes from the exons ATGTGTGACCAGATTCTTTTTTTGGCGAGTGACCAACCTCACATGGGTCATCAG GTTGCTACTGTAAATATGTCCTACCCACCACATCTAAACCGACCCCCCATGGGGATTCCAACTCTCCCTCCTGGCATTCCTCCTCCACAGTTTCCAGGCTTCCCACCGCCTCCTG GGACTCCAATGATTCCTGTACCAATGAGTTTAATGGCTCCCGGACCAACT TTTGTCTTCCCTAAACAGGTTTTATTACCAACAGTACCTATGGTTGGAAAACATCTGGGACCTCGAAAAGACTTAATGggtcttaaaaataaagaaaatgatgAGAACAGTGGTCCAACTACTACTGTTTTTGTTGGAAATATTGCTGAAAAAGCCTCAGACATGCTCATCAGGCAGCTGTTAGCG AAATGTGGTTTGGTCTTAAGCTGGAAACGAGTGCAAGGGGCATCTGGGAAGCTTCAAG CTTTCGGGTTTTGTGAATATAAAGAACCGGAATCTACTTTGCGAGCACTACGGTTACTCCATGATCTAGAGATTGGGGAGAAGAAGCTGCTAGTTAAAGTTGATGCGAAAACTAAAGCCCAGCTGGATGAGTGGAAGGCAAACAGAAGGACCTCCAATGGG ACTACCCGACCTGAATCAACagctgatgatgaagatgatcttGATGAGGAGACAAAGAGAAGGGATACAATCATTAGAAGTGCTATTGATGTCCTAATAAAAGAGTATTCTGGTGAGCTGAATGCTCCGGCTCTGGATTCTGATGCTCaccataaaaagaaaagaaaagataagAAGGAAGAACTGTCT CAGGAGGATATAAATGCAATAGAAATGGAGGAAGATAAGAGAGACCTGATATCACGCGAGATCAGTAAATTCAGAGATACGCACAAG AAACTGGAAGAAGAGAAGGGCAAAAAAGAAAAGGAGAGGCAAGAAATCGAGAAAGAaaggagggaaagagagagggaaCGGGAGCGAGAGAGGAGAGAGCGGGAGCGGGAACGAGACAAAGAGCGtgagaaggagaaagagagagaacagCGTGACCGTGACAGAAACAAGGACCGAGACAGGGACCGTGATAGAGAGCGAGATCGTGATAAGGAAAGAGAACAACGCGCAAGAGACCACAGTAAAGACCGTAGTCGATCAAG GGAAAAAAgcagagaccgagagagagagcgggagcgCGAGCGAGAACGTGAGAGAGAGCGTGAacgagacagagaaagagacagagataaaGATAAAAAGAGAGATCGAGAGGAAGATGAAGAGGAAGCTTATGAGCGGAGAAAGCTAGAAAGGAAGCTGCGTGAAAAGGAAGCTGCATATCAAGAG cGTCTTAAAAACTGGGAgatcagagagaggaaaaaagcCAGGGATTATGAAAAGGAAGCCGAGCGAGAGGATGAAAAACGCAGGGATATG TCAAAAGAAGCTAAAAGATTGAAAGAATTTTTGGAAGATTATGATGATGACAGAGATGACCCAAAGTATTACAG AGGTAGTGCACTCCAGAAAAGATTAAGGGACCGTGAAAAAGAGATGGAAGCAGATGAACGGGACCGGAAACGAGAGAAAGAAGAGTTGGAGGAAATCAGACAGCGGTTGTTGGCAGAAGGTCATCCAGACCCAGATGCTGAGCTTCAGAGG atggAACAAGAGGCAGAAAGGCGTCGACAACCACCACAACTTAAACCACAACCAGAatctgaggaagaggaggaggtgaaACCCATGAAAGAAGAGAAAATTGAAATACCaattgaggaggaggaagagcctGAACCAAAGCCCTGTCTTAAGCCGACCATGCGGCCTATTAGCTCTGCCCCATCTGTTTCATCTGGTAGTGGTCACGCAACCCCCAATTCTCCTGGTGATGAGTCTCCCTGTGGGATTATCATTCCACATGAGAATTCACCAGAGCAACAACCACAGGAGGAGTTCAGGCCAAAAATAGGTCTTAGCCTCAAATTAG GAGCCTCCAGTAGTCCAAGCCAAACAAGTGTTGCAAAGAGGAAGAAGTTGCCAGTAGAtagtgtttttaataaatttgaggaCGAAGATAGTGACGAGGTGCCTCGGAAAAGGAAACTGGTGCCACTGGATTATGGCGATGATGACAAAGCCTCAGCCAAAAATAATGTGAACACAGAAGAGAAACGCAAACATATCAAGAGTCTTATTGAGAAAATACCCACAGCTAAACCAGAGCTTTTTGCTTATCCTTTAGACTGGTCCATTGTAGATACT ACATTAATGGAACGAAGAATTAGACCATGGATCAACAAGAAGATTATAGAGTATATTGGAGAAGAAGAAGCCACACTAGTTGATTTTGTGTGTTCAaag GTAATGGCTCATAGTTCACCTCAAAGCATACTGGATGATGTTGCTATG GTGCTTGATGAAGAAGCAGAAGTATTCATAGTAAAAATGTGGCGGTTGCTAATATATGAAACAGAAGCAAAGAAAATCGGTCTTGTGAAATAA